Proteins encoded within one genomic window of Bradyrhizobium sp. 186:
- a CDS encoding PaaI family thioesterase: MTSTDIPAGFEPHFRKAPLTDPWEPLYSKKTDKAVIIGLRLAKPHTNARGLIHGGLITALADNAMGYSCALVTNWTTSFVTISLSIDFVGSAEIGQWLAVESDVIKTGSTICFAQSLVKADDAVIARASGTFRVVPKKG; the protein is encoded by the coding sequence ATGACCAGCACCGATATCCCCGCCGGCTTCGAGCCGCATTTCCGCAAGGCCCCCCTCACCGATCCCTGGGAGCCGCTCTATTCTAAAAAGACCGACAAGGCCGTGATCATCGGGCTTCGTCTGGCGAAACCGCATACCAATGCGCGCGGGCTGATCCATGGCGGCCTCATCACCGCGCTGGCCGACAACGCGATGGGCTATAGCTGTGCCCTGGTGACGAACTGGACCACGTCCTTCGTGACGATCTCGCTCTCGATTGATTTCGTCGGCTCCGCCGAGATCGGCCAATGGCTGGCGGTCGAGAGCGACGTCATCAAGACCGGCAGCACGATCTGCTTCGCGCAAAGCCTGGTCAAGGCCGACGACGCCGTGATCGCGCGCGCCAGCGGCACCTTTCGCGTCGTGCCGAAGAAGGGGTAG
- a CDS encoding MarR family transcriptional regulator, which produces MTVSKSAEKSAEATKGRKDAGEGPSEALQLGELSEQLGYVLKRAQLKVFENFLRCMASLQLTPAQFSVLLLVEKNPGRNQTEIASTLGILRPNFVAMLDNLESRDLCARIRSTNDRRSHILVLTDKGKAVLARAKKLVASKHESRLNELLGPANRGALIEMLSKIANEF; this is translated from the coding sequence ATGACCGTTTCCAAGAGCGCTGAAAAATCCGCGGAGGCGACCAAGGGTCGCAAGGACGCGGGCGAAGGGCCGTCCGAAGCCCTCCAGCTCGGCGAACTCTCCGAACAGCTGGGCTATGTGCTGAAGCGTGCGCAGCTCAAGGTGTTCGAGAACTTCCTGCGCTGCATGGCCTCGCTCCAGCTCACGCCGGCGCAGTTCTCCGTGCTGCTGCTGGTCGAGAAGAATCCGGGGCGCAATCAGACCGAGATCGCCTCCACGCTGGGCATCCTGCGCCCGAACTTCGTGGCCATGCTGGACAATCTCGAGAGCCGCGACCTCTGCGCGCGGATCCGCTCCACCAACGACCGCCGCTCGCACATCCTGGTGCTGACCGACAAGGGCAAGGCCGTGCTGGCGCGGGCGAAAAAGCTCGTCGCCAGCAAGCACGAGTCGCGGCTCAACGAGTTGCTGGGCCCCGCCAATCGCGGAGCCCTGATCGAGATGCTGTCGAAGATCGCCAACGAGTTTTGA
- a CDS encoding ABC transporter ATP-binding protein, which translates to MSALLSVTDAHVAYGKVEAVRSVSLEVGANQIVTIVGANGAGKTTLLSAIMGIFPLKGRVSFAGQDLARLDIEDRVAMGLGLVPEHRELFVTMNVEDNLELGAFRIEKSKAKASMERVYTLFPRLKERRKQLAGTLSGGEQQMLAMGRALMGAPKLLMLDEPSLGLAPIIVADIFRIVTELRASGVSVLLVEQNAQAALKIADQAYVMELGEFVLSGKASDVAANERVAASYLGFQHEGASGL; encoded by the coding sequence ATGAGCGCGCTGTTGTCCGTCACCGACGCGCATGTCGCCTACGGCAAGGTCGAAGCGGTGCGCTCGGTCTCGCTCGAGGTCGGCGCGAACCAGATCGTCACCATCGTCGGCGCCAACGGCGCCGGCAAGACCACGCTGCTGTCCGCCATCATGGGCATTTTTCCGCTGAAGGGCCGCGTCAGCTTTGCCGGGCAGGACCTGGCGCGGCTCGACATCGAGGACCGCGTCGCGATGGGGCTGGGGCTTGTCCCAGAGCACCGCGAGCTGTTCGTGACCATGAATGTCGAGGACAATCTCGAGCTCGGCGCCTTCCGCATCGAGAAGAGCAAGGCGAAGGCCTCGATGGAGCGGGTCTACACCCTGTTCCCGCGGCTGAAGGAGCGGCGCAAGCAGCTTGCCGGCACGCTCTCCGGCGGCGAGCAGCAGATGCTCGCGATGGGCCGCGCGCTGATGGGCGCCCCGAAACTCCTGATGCTGGACGAGCCGAGCCTGGGCCTCGCGCCGATCATCGTCGCCGACATCTTCCGCATCGTCACCGAGCTCCGCGCCAGCGGCGTCTCCGTCCTGCTGGTCGAGCAGAACGCGCAGGCCGCGCTGAAGATCGCGGACCAAGCCTATGTGATGGAGCTCGGCGAGTTCGTGCTCAGCGGGAAGGCAAGCGACGTCGCTGCAAACGAACGCGTCGCGGCGAGCTATCTCGGCTTCCAGCACGAAGGCGCGAGTGGGTTGTAG
- a CDS encoding TRAP transporter permease, whose protein sequence is MSTDAVAVLGFVSLFALMLLRVPVGMAMGLVGVSGFSYLVGATPALKLVGQTSMRTVTDYTFGVIPMFLLMGSFVSNSGMSRELFRAANGFVGHLRGGLGIATVGACGGFAAICGSSVATAATFSAVAYPEMRRFGYPQSFATGVIAAGGTLGAMLPPSTVLAVYGIITEQDIGKLFIAGIIPGLLAMTMYMITIGLIGYFRPDFLPKGKVLPWRERFAGLKDIWAPVLLFVFVIGGLYGVPFLPRFTPTEAGGVGAAGAFIIGVLTGRLDREKILASLLQATRTAAAVFTVLIGALIFGYFLTVTQTPQRVTEFLTGLGLGSYGVLALIMVMYLVLGCLMDAMAMIILTVPIIFPVITHLGFDPIWFGVIIVMTVELGLIHPPVGMNVFVIKSVVKDVSFSTIFKGVIPFVATDLVRLVILIAFPLLATWLPTRMMAH, encoded by the coding sequence ATGAGTACCGATGCTGTCGCCGTTCTCGGCTTTGTTTCCCTGTTCGCCTTGATGCTGCTGCGCGTGCCCGTCGGCATGGCCATGGGCCTCGTCGGCGTCTCCGGCTTCAGCTATCTCGTCGGCGCCACGCCTGCGCTGAAGCTGGTCGGCCAGACCTCGATGCGCACGGTCACCGACTACACATTCGGCGTCATCCCGATGTTTCTGCTGATGGGCTCCTTTGTCAGCAATTCCGGCATGAGCCGCGAGCTGTTCCGCGCCGCCAACGGCTTTGTCGGGCACTTGCGCGGTGGACTCGGCATCGCCACCGTCGGCGCCTGCGGCGGCTTTGCCGCGATCTGCGGCTCGTCGGTCGCGACCGCCGCGACGTTCTCCGCGGTCGCCTATCCCGAGATGCGCCGTTTCGGCTATCCGCAGTCCTTTGCCACCGGCGTGATCGCGGCCGGCGGCACGCTGGGTGCGATGCTGCCGCCCTCCACCGTGCTCGCGGTCTACGGCATCATCACCGAGCAGGATATCGGAAAACTGTTCATTGCCGGCATCATCCCGGGCCTGCTGGCGATGACCATGTACATGATCACCATCGGCCTGATCGGCTATTTCCGCCCCGACTTTTTGCCCAAGGGCAAGGTGCTGCCGTGGCGCGAACGATTTGCCGGATTGAAGGACATCTGGGCGCCGGTGCTGCTGTTCGTGTTCGTCATCGGCGGCCTCTACGGAGTGCCGTTCCTGCCGCGCTTCACGCCGACGGAAGCCGGCGGTGTCGGCGCCGCCGGCGCCTTCATCATCGGCGTGCTCACCGGCCGGCTTGATCGCGAAAAGATCCTGGCCTCACTGCTCCAGGCGACGCGCACCGCAGCCGCGGTGTTCACGGTGCTGATCGGCGCCTTGATCTTCGGCTACTTCCTCACGGTGACGCAGACCCCGCAGAGGGTGACGGAATTCCTGACCGGTCTCGGCCTTGGCTCCTACGGCGTATTGGCGCTGATCATGGTGATGTATCTCGTGCTCGGCTGCCTGATGGACGCCATGGCGATGATCATCCTCACCGTGCCGATCATCTTCCCCGTCATCACCCATCTCGGCTTCGACCCGATCTGGTTCGGGGTCATCATTGTGATGACGGTCGAGCTCGGCCTGATCCACCCGCCGGTCGGCATGAACGTCTTCGTCATCAAGAGTGTGGTGAAGGACGTCTCCTTCTCTACCATCTTCAAGGGCGTCATTCCCTTCGTCGCGACGGATCTGGTGCGACTGGTGATCCTGATCGCGTTCCCGCTGCTGGCGACCTGGCTGCCGACGCGCATGATGGCGCATTGA
- a CDS encoding TRAP transporter small permease gives MKRAWMDRVIDSIEWIAAGFVGIVALDIFLSVLLRNTLNYAIPDSFDIGRMLLGILIFWGIAATSYRGTHITVDLIWANVGPRYQRWIDVFATLVLLFVVSVQTWTLFDKVRGTYNDNVQTFDMHMPTWPFFAIAWIGDVSAVLLIAIRTYRLIFHPEEMHDPKLKATE, from the coding sequence ATGAAGCGCGCCTGGATGGATCGCGTTATCGACTCGATCGAATGGATCGCGGCCGGCTTCGTCGGCATCGTCGCGCTCGACATCTTTCTGTCGGTGCTGCTGCGAAATACGCTGAACTATGCGATCCCCGACAGCTTCGACATCGGCCGCATGCTGCTCGGCATTCTCATTTTCTGGGGCATCGCCGCGACCTCCTATCGCGGCACCCACATCACGGTCGATCTGATCTGGGCCAATGTCGGGCCACGCTACCAGCGCTGGATCGACGTGTTCGCAACGCTGGTGCTGCTGTTCGTCGTCAGCGTGCAGACCTGGACCTTGTTCGACAAGGTGCGCGGCACCTACAACGACAACGTCCAGACCTTCGACATGCACATGCCGACTTGGCCGTTCTTCGCCATCGCCTGGATCGGCGACGTCTCCGCGGTGCTGCTGATCGCGATCCGCACTTACCGGCTGATCTTCCACCCCGAAGAGATGCACGATCCCAAGCTGAAGGCGACGGAGTAA
- a CDS encoding branched-chain amino acid ABC transporter permease, with the protein MNTTIMLFLLQDGITNGAIYALLGLALVLVFAVTRVILIPQGEFVTYGALTYASLAAGQMPGTAKLALAMGIGAFAFDLFAARRALHARLIVRAFLTNIVLPAIVLAVTLYFAGQKPPVAVCIALSLVIVAMIGLFLYRIAFQPLAHTSVLVLLIASVGVHLALQGLGLLFFGAEGQRGPAVLSGAFTAGSLRFTGQSITVYGITIAFIVGLWLFFGLTLYGKALRATAVNRLGARLVGIRTTLSGQIAFLLASVIGALSGILIVPITTLYYDSGFLIGLKGFVAAIIGGLVSYPLTAAAALFVGIVEAFSSFYASNYKEVIVFMLLIPVLLLRSLAAPAVEEEKD; encoded by the coding sequence TTGAACACCACCATCATGCTGTTCCTGCTACAGGACGGCATCACCAATGGCGCGATCTATGCGCTGCTCGGCTTGGCGCTGGTGCTGGTGTTCGCCGTCACCCGCGTCATCCTGATCCCGCAGGGCGAGTTCGTCACCTATGGCGCGCTGACCTATGCCTCGCTGGCCGCCGGGCAGATGCCGGGCACGGCAAAGCTCGCGCTCGCCATGGGCATCGGCGCCTTCGCGTTCGACCTGTTCGCGGCACGCAGGGCGCTGCATGCGCGGCTGATCGTGCGCGCCTTCCTCACCAACATCGTGCTGCCGGCCATCGTGCTGGCGGTGACGCTCTATTTCGCCGGCCAGAAGCCGCCCGTGGCGGTCTGCATCGCGCTTTCGCTGGTGATCGTCGCGATGATCGGCCTGTTTCTCTACCGCATCGCGTTCCAGCCGCTGGCGCACACTTCCGTGCTGGTGCTGCTGATCGCCTCGGTCGGCGTCCATCTGGCGCTGCAGGGACTGGGCCTGCTGTTCTTCGGCGCCGAAGGCCAACGCGGGCCTGCCGTGCTGTCCGGCGCGTTCACCGCGGGCTCGCTGCGCTTCACCGGCCAGAGCATCACGGTCTACGGCATCACCATCGCCTTCATCGTCGGGCTCTGGCTGTTCTTCGGCCTGACGCTCTACGGCAAGGCTTTGCGCGCAACCGCCGTCAACCGGCTCGGCGCGCGGCTCGTCGGCATCCGCACCACCCTGTCGGGCCAGATCGCCTTCCTGCTCGCCTCCGTCATCGGCGCGCTCTCGGGCATTTTGATCGTGCCGATCACCACGCTCTATTACGACAGCGGTTTCCTGATCGGCCTGAAGGGCTTCGTCGCCGCGATCATCGGCGGCCTCGTCAGCTATCCCTTGACGGCGGCCGCCGCGCTCTTCGTCGGCATCGTCGAGGCGTTCTCGTCCTTCTACGCCTCCAACTACAAGGAGGTGATCGTTTTCATGCTCTTGATCCCCGTGCTGCTGCTGCGCTCGCTCGCTGCCCCCGCGGTCGAGGAAGAGAAGGACTGA
- a CDS encoding pyridoxamine 5'-phosphate oxidase family protein, producing MTVAAHTYASDVAFTPAVKSIQARKGSREAYARAEQQGWRTEVDEKLAAFLADANSFYFATASADGQPYIQHRGGPKGFLKVLDKQTLAFADYAGNQQFLSQGNLSENPKAYIFIMDYAHRRRVKIWGEARVVEDDDALTQSLMPKGYRARPEQVIVFKIAAWDTNCPQHIPQKFDAADVAAVLAARDQRIAELEAEVAALKGAAAT from the coding sequence ATGACGGTGGCAGCACACACCTATGCCAGCGACGTAGCCTTCACGCCCGCAGTGAAATCGATCCAGGCCCGCAAGGGTTCGCGCGAGGCCTATGCCCGTGCCGAACAGCAGGGCTGGCGCACCGAGGTTGACGAGAAACTGGCCGCCTTCCTGGCCGATGCCAACAGCTTCTATTTCGCCACTGCCTCGGCGGACGGCCAGCCCTACATCCAGCATCGCGGCGGCCCGAAGGGGTTTTTGAAGGTATTGGACAAGCAGACGCTCGCCTTCGCCGACTACGCCGGCAACCAACAGTTCCTCAGCCAGGGCAATCTCTCGGAGAATCCCAAGGCCTACATCTTCATCATGGACTACGCCCATCGCCGCCGGGTGAAGATCTGGGGCGAAGCGCGCGTGGTCGAGGATGACGACGCGTTGACGCAGTCACTGATGCCGAAAGGCTATCGGGCGCGGCCCGAGCAGGTGATCGTGTTCAAGATCGCGGCCTGGGATACGAACTGCCCGCAGCACATTCCGCAGAAGTTCGATGCGGCGGATGTCGCGGCAGTGCTGGCGGCACGGGATCAGCGGATCGCGGAATTGGAGGCGGAGGTGGCGGCGCTGAAGGGGGCGGCGGCGACGTGA
- a CDS encoding TRAP transporter substrate-binding protein — MRTICLALLLAAGVTPAFAQDKAFDLKISHWVPASHPLQKSLEDWAAAVEKDSGGTIKGKVFPAQQLGKAFDHYDMARDGIADVTYVNPGYQPGRFPIVGAGELPFLISDAKGGSMGLDAWYRKYAEKEMKDVKYCLAFVHSPSSFHSRTKKIVTPEDVKGLKIRPAHATMANFVTSLGGTNVQSSAPEVRDIIERGVADGVTFPWGSLVLFGIDKVTKYDMEAPLYTTTFVFVINKDKYNSMSDKQKAAIDKNCSVEMAGVVGEYWGKFEDAGIDKVKAESGHEVYKLTPEQTAAWRKAAEPLVKTWSDGAKKAGADPDAALADLKASLKKYNALAE, encoded by the coding sequence ATGAGGACAATTTGTCTGGCGTTGCTGCTGGCAGCAGGCGTGACGCCTGCGTTCGCGCAGGACAAGGCCTTCGACCTGAAGATCTCGCACTGGGTGCCGGCCTCGCATCCGCTGCAAAAGTCGTTGGAAGACTGGGCTGCCGCGGTGGAGAAGGATTCCGGCGGCACCATCAAGGGCAAGGTGTTTCCGGCGCAGCAGCTCGGCAAGGCGTTCGACCATTATGACATGGCGCGCGACGGCATCGCCGACGTCACCTATGTCAATCCCGGCTATCAGCCCGGCCGCTTCCCGATCGTCGGCGCCGGCGAGCTGCCGTTCCTGATCTCGGACGCCAAGGGCGGCTCGATGGGGCTGGACGCCTGGTATCGGAAGTATGCCGAGAAGGAGATGAAGGACGTCAAGTACTGCCTCGCCTTCGTCCACTCGCCCTCCTCGTTCCACTCCCGCACCAAGAAGATCGTGACGCCGGAGGACGTGAAGGGCCTGAAGATCCGCCCCGCACATGCCACCATGGCGAACTTCGTCACCTCGCTCGGCGGCACCAACGTGCAGTCGTCCGCGCCTGAAGTGCGCGACATCATCGAGCGCGGCGTTGCCGACGGCGTCACCTTCCCCTGGGGCTCGCTGGTGCTGTTCGGCATCGACAAGGTGACCAAGTACGACATGGAGGCGCCGCTCTACACCACGACCTTTGTGTTCGTGATCAACAAGGACAAGTACAATTCGATGTCCGACAAGCAGAAGGCCGCGATCGACAAGAACTGCTCGGTCGAGATGGCGGGCGTGGTCGGCGAGTATTGGGGCAAGTTCGAGGACGCCGGCATCGACAAGGTGAAGGCGGAATCCGGTCACGAGGTCTACAAGCTGACGCCCGAGCAGACCGCCGCCTGGAGGAAAGCCGCCGAGCCGCTGGTCAAGACCTGGTCCGACGGCGCCAAGAAGGCCGGCGCCGATCCGGACGCAGCACTCGCGGATTTGAAGGCGTCGCTGAAGAAATACAACGCGCTGGCGGAGTAG
- the pobA gene encoding 4-hydroxybenzoate 3-monooxygenase — protein sequence MRTKVAIIGAGPAGLLLGQLLHTYGIDNVILERQSPDYVLGRIRAGLLEEGTVALLDRVDAGARAHAEGLLHEGIELAFSGRRHRIDMKAATGKTVMIYGQTEVTLDLMNARAAAGLTTVYECRDVHPHDFDGSHPRVTWIKDGVTHEIDCDFIAGCDGFHGISRASVPPAAIEEFERIYPFGWLGILSDTPPVSHELIYSNHARGFALCTMRSAKRSRHYVQCSLDDHVDQWPDDRFWDELKRRLDQEAADSLITGPSIEKSIAPLRSFVAEPMRFGRMFLCGDAAHIVPPTGAKGLNLAASDAHYLSSALREFYEEKSNAGIDAYSTRALARVWKAVRFSWWMTSMLHKFPDTGSIGARIQLAELDYVTQSQAAMTSLSENYVGLPF from the coding sequence TTGCGGACAAAAGTCGCAATCATCGGGGCAGGGCCGGCGGGATTGTTGCTTGGGCAACTGCTGCACACCTACGGCATCGACAACGTCATCCTGGAGCGGCAGAGCCCCGACTATGTGCTTGGGCGCATCCGCGCCGGCCTCCTGGAGGAGGGAACTGTCGCGCTGCTCGACCGGGTCGATGCCGGTGCACGGGCGCATGCCGAAGGGCTGCTGCATGAGGGCATCGAGCTCGCCTTTTCCGGCCGCCGGCATCGCATCGACATGAAAGCCGCGACCGGCAAGACGGTCATGATCTACGGCCAGACCGAAGTCACGCTTGACCTGATGAACGCGCGCGCAGCGGCTGGCCTCACCACGGTCTACGAGTGCAGGGACGTGCACCCGCATGATTTCGACGGCAGTCACCCACGCGTAACCTGGATCAAGGACGGCGTCACTCACGAGATCGATTGCGACTTCATCGCCGGCTGCGACGGATTTCATGGGATCAGCCGCGCCAGCGTTCCGCCGGCGGCGATCGAGGAGTTCGAGCGGATCTATCCGTTCGGCTGGCTCGGCATCCTGTCCGATACGCCGCCGGTCAGCCATGAGTTGATCTACTCCAACCACGCCCGCGGCTTTGCGCTCTGCACCATGCGTTCGGCCAAGCGCAGCCGGCATTACGTGCAGTGCTCGCTCGATGATCATGTCGACCAGTGGCCGGACGATCGCTTCTGGGACGAATTGAAGCGCCGGCTCGACCAGGAGGCGGCCGACAGCCTTATCACGGGACCGTCGATCGAGAAGAGCATCGCGCCGCTGCGCAGCTTCGTCGCCGAACCGATGCGCTTCGGCAGGATGTTTTTGTGCGGCGACGCCGCCCACATCGTGCCGCCGACCGGGGCCAAGGGATTAAACCTGGCTGCCAGTGACGCGCACTACCTGTCGAGTGCACTCCGCGAATTCTACGAAGAGAAATCCAACGCCGGAATTGATGCCTATTCCACCAGGGCGCTGGCGCGGGTCTGGAAGGCGGTGCGCTTCTCCTGGTGGATGACCTCGATGCTGCACAAATTCCCCGACACCGGCAGCATCGGCGCCCGCATCCAGCTAGCCGAGCTCGACTACGTCACGCAGTCCCAAGCGGCGATGACGTCGCTGTCGGAGAATTACGTGGGGCTGCCGTTTTAA
- a CDS encoding branched-chain amino acid ABC transporter ATP-binding protein/permease — protein sequence MQSRLPILIFALVMAAIPSVPGMPPFWIVLLDNIGLTALVAMGLVLLTGVGGLTSFGQAAFVGFGAYTTAVLSTTYGLSPWLTLPLSLLVSGLLAVLLGLVTVRLSGHYLPLGTLAWGLGLFYLFSKLEFLGRNDGISAIPPLSIGSFRMLDPGSIYYAIWVAVILSALLTMNLLDSRTGRAIRALRRGHVAAEAFGVQTPRAKLLVFIHAAVLAGLSGWLYAHLQRAVNPTPFGAQAGIEYLFIAVVGGAGYVWGGVLGAAIVVVVKEVLQSYLPLILPGSGQVETIVFGIMLVALLQLAPGGVWPWLMSLLPERSGGRKPDTSLKLEARARASGQSGVLLQVEKARKQFGGVIAVNNVSFDVQAREIVALIGPNGAGKSTTFNLITGVLSATSGSISVLGKKVDRAPPQEIVKLGISRTFQHVKLVPDMTVLENVAIGAHLRGHSGPIASMLRFDRADEAKLLAEAARQIERVGLGEQMHQLAGSLSLGQQRIVEIARALCVDPMLLLLDEPAAGLRHMEKQRLATLLRELRDGGMSVLLVEHDMGFVMNLADRIVVLDFGTKIAEGTPATIKTNPEVIKAYLGVAA from the coding sequence ATGCAGAGCCGGCTTCCCATCCTCATCTTCGCGCTCGTGATGGCGGCGATCCCGTCTGTCCCCGGCATGCCCCCGTTCTGGATCGTGCTGCTCGACAATATCGGCCTCACCGCCCTCGTCGCGATGGGCCTCGTGCTGCTCACCGGCGTCGGCGGCCTGACCTCGTTCGGACAGGCGGCCTTCGTCGGCTTCGGCGCCTACACCACGGCGGTGCTGTCGACGACCTATGGCCTGTCGCCCTGGCTGACCTTGCCGCTGTCGCTGCTGGTCAGCGGGTTGTTGGCGGTGCTGCTCGGCCTGGTCACGGTCCGCCTCTCCGGCCATTATTTGCCGCTCGGCACGCTGGCCTGGGGGCTCGGGCTGTTCTATCTGTTCAGCAAGCTGGAATTTTTGGGCCGCAATGACGGCATCTCGGCGATTCCACCGCTGTCGATCGGCTCGTTCAGGATGCTCGATCCCGGCTCGATCTATTACGCGATCTGGGTTGCCGTGATCCTCTCGGCGCTGCTCACCATGAACCTGCTGGATTCCCGCACCGGCCGCGCCATTCGCGCGCTCCGGCGCGGCCATGTCGCCGCCGAAGCGTTCGGCGTGCAGACACCGCGTGCGAAGCTTCTGGTGTTCATCCATGCTGCAGTGCTCGCCGGCCTCTCCGGCTGGCTCTATGCCCACCTCCAGCGCGCGGTGAACCCGACGCCGTTCGGCGCGCAAGCCGGCATCGAATATCTCTTCATCGCGGTCGTCGGCGGCGCCGGCTATGTCTGGGGCGGCGTGCTGGGCGCGGCGATCGTCGTGGTCGTGAAGGAGGTGCTGCAAAGCTACCTGCCGCTGATCCTGCCCGGCTCCGGCCAGGTCGAAACCATCGTGTTCGGCATCATGCTGGTGGCGCTGTTGCAGCTGGCTCCCGGCGGCGTCTGGCCCTGGCTGATGTCGCTCCTGCCCGAGCGGTCCGGCGGCAGGAAGCCGGACACCTCGCTGAAGCTCGAGGCGCGCGCCCGCGCTTCGGGCCAATCCGGCGTCCTGCTCCAGGTCGAGAAAGCACGAAAACAGTTCGGCGGCGTCATCGCGGTCAACAACGTCTCCTTCGACGTGCAGGCCCGCGAGATCGTCGCGTTGATCGGACCGAACGGCGCCGGCAAGAGCACGACGTTCAACCTGATCACCGGCGTGCTGTCCGCGACCTCCGGCTCGATCTCCGTGCTCGGCAAGAAGGTCGACCGCGCGCCGCCGCAGGAGATCGTCAAGCTCGGCATCTCGCGCACCTTCCAGCACGTCAAGCTGGTGCCTGACATGACGGTGCTGGAGAATGTCGCGATCGGCGCGCATCTGCGCGGCCATTCGGGGCCGATTGCCTCGATGCTGCGGTTCGACCGCGCCGACGAGGCCAAGCTGCTTGCAGAAGCCGCACGCCAGATCGAGCGGGTCGGGCTTGGCGAGCAGATGCATCAGCTCGCCGGCTCGCTGTCGCTCGGGCAGCAGCGCATCGTCGAGATCGCGCGTGCGCTGTGCGTCGATCCGATGCTGCTGCTGCTCGACGAGCCGGCCGCCGGCCTGCGCCACATGGAGAAGCAGCGGCTCGCGACGCTGCTGCGCGAATTGCGCGACGGCGGCATGAGCGTGCTTCTTGTCGAGCACGACATGGGTTTTGTGATGAACCTCGCCGACCGCATCGTGGTGCTCGATTTCGGCACCAAGATCGCGGAGGGCACGCCCGCCACCATCAAGACCAATCCCGAAGTGATCAAGGCCTATCTCGGAGTGGCGGCATGA
- a CDS encoding LysR family transcriptional regulator, translated as MDRLEAMHVFVTVADLRGFAPAARKLRLSPSAVTRLIAALEEHLGARLLQRTTRQVTLTDVGTRYLERARRILADVEEADGSAREERNRPSGRLVVSAPVGFGRLHVGPVMTAYLKHYPEVACELRLSDHLVNLVEDAVDAAVRIGHLADSSLVARQVGEMRRIVVASPGYLKRHGEPKTPEALETHQTIQFGPATEWRFVHDGREIEMTPTSRFISNSADAALQYAEAGGGVTRVLAYQAAEGLKRGRLKIVLAKYEQPALPIHIVYPTSRLLSAKVRAFVDLVVETAEWRFG; from the coding sequence ATGGATCGTCTCGAAGCCATGCACGTCTTCGTCACCGTGGCCGACCTGCGCGGCTTTGCGCCGGCGGCGCGCAAGCTGCGGCTGTCGCCTTCGGCCGTGACGCGGCTGATCGCGGCGCTGGAGGAGCATCTCGGCGCGCGGCTGTTGCAGCGGACCACGCGGCAGGTGACGCTCACCGACGTCGGCACGCGCTATCTGGAGCGCGCGCGGCGGATCCTCGCCGATGTCGAGGAAGCCGACGGCTCTGCCCGGGAAGAACGCAACCGGCCGAGCGGGCGGCTCGTGGTATCGGCGCCGGTCGGCTTCGGCCGGCTCCATGTCGGGCCGGTCATGACCGCCTATCTCAAGCACTATCCCGAGGTCGCCTGCGAATTGCGGCTATCGGATCATCTCGTCAATCTCGTGGAAGATGCCGTCGATGCCGCGGTGCGGATCGGCCACCTCGCCGATTCCTCACTGGTGGCGCGCCAGGTCGGCGAGATGCGGCGGATCGTCGTGGCCTCGCCCGGCTATCTGAAGCGTCACGGCGAGCCGAAAACGCCGGAGGCGCTCGAGACGCACCAGACCATCCAGTTCGGCCCGGCGACCGAGTGGCGCTTTGTGCACGACGGACGCGAGATCGAGATGACACCGACCTCGCGCTTCATCAGCAACAGTGCCGACGCAGCCCTGCAATATGCCGAAGCCGGCGGCGGAGTCACGCGGGTGCTGGCCTATCAAGCCGCGGAGGGACTGAAGCGCGGGCGGTTGAAGATCGTGCTGGCGAAGTACGAGCAGCCGGCACTGCCGATCCACATTGTCTATCCAACTTCGCGCCTGCTCTCGGCCAAGGTGCGCGCGTTCGTCGATCTCGTGGTGGAGACGGCGGAGTGGAGGTTTGGGTAG